A window from Chloracidobacterium sp. encodes these proteins:
- a CDS encoding PAS domain S-box protein → MSGSLAATVFTPEREPLPSRSVSDAMMEIGETATSSDEATTVETASDLTLDAARRRIAELEEALREAGRTIRTLRESELRYREIFDGASDIILVISLDGQRLAWNRAGEELLGYSAEEIRAMSVREFVQLVVPEHRERLLQALNDKLEGRSAESRYEVDFMTKGGRRVTLEVNSRLLFRDGKPFAVQGMLRDVTERKRMEQALRESEARYRDLFENAGDIVYVHDFEGRFLSVNRGAERILGYTPADAKYLTMAQIVAPEHRERALQAITDKRTGRVDATQYELDVIAKDGRRVTLEINSRLFYENGVPVGIHGTARDVTQRRRMEEALRESEARYKALFERAHDIIYCHDVQGWLLDINPATEALFGYRREESRSINLWELVVPESRPVVQEAIKRLLEAPETPVRYEATLVTRDGRRLTFELMTWLVLENGTPVAFQGIGRDLTERRLAERALRESEERFRRMFDAAPLGIALVSLTGQVLRANRTVCEWLGYTPEEVAGRRYSEFQFPEDTEETSRLARRLVDDPKLSSFQIEKRYRTKHGQAVWGRMTVVVVRNSEGRPQYLLSMIEDVTQRRALEEQVQHAQKMEAVGQLAAGIAHEFNNLLTVVAGYAGLLERRLSPLSIERSSPDVLHRYAKDILTAVSRASALTSQLLAFGRKQQQQLAPLNLNELVTATVRMLRPLLEPHIAVKTDLSPDLGMVVADRQQLEQVLTNLTVNARDAMPQGGTLTFSTMNVWQEPRPNAAVGAPFRTHRAGDETMRMNPYVMLEVADTGVGMPEEVRRRIFEPFFTTKPIGKGTGLGLSVVEGIIAQNKGFITVESEVGKGTTFRIFLPRGELL, encoded by the coding sequence ATGAGCGGATCGCTGGCCGCTACGGTTTTTACGCCGGAACGCGAACCACTACCGTCGAGGAGCGTGAGTGACGCGATGATGGAGATAGGGGAAACAGCGACTTCGTCCGACGAGGCGACGACGGTGGAAACGGCCTCCGACCTGACGTTAGACGCCGCCCGCCGCCGGATTGCCGAGTTGGAAGAGGCGCTGCGCGAGGCTGGCCGGACAATTCGCACCCTGCGAGAAAGCGAGCTGCGTTATCGGGAAATCTTTGATGGCGCGAGTGACATCATTCTCGTCATCAGCCTTGACGGCCAACGTCTGGCTTGGAACCGCGCCGGTGAAGAACTTCTTGGCTACAGCGCCGAAGAAATCCGAGCGATGTCAGTCCGGGAGTTCGTCCAACTGGTTGTCCCCGAGCATCGTGAGCGCCTCCTGCAAGCGTTGAACGACAAGCTGGAAGGACGTAGTGCGGAGTCGCGCTACGAAGTGGACTTCATGACCAAAGGCGGGCGGCGGGTCACGCTTGAAGTCAACTCACGCCTGCTTTTCCGTGACGGAAAACCCTTCGCCGTTCAGGGTATGTTGCGTGACGTTACCGAGCGCAAGCGGATGGAACAGGCGTTGCGTGAAAGCGAAGCTCGCTACCGCGACCTTTTCGAGAACGCCGGCGACATTGTGTATGTCCACGACTTTGAGGGGCGTTTTCTCTCGGTGAATCGCGGCGCTGAGCGTATCCTCGGATACACGCCGGCTGACGCCAAATACTTGACGATGGCCCAGATTGTCGCCCCTGAACACCGCGAGCGAGCCCTTCAGGCCATCACCGACAAGCGCACCGGACGGGTGGACGCCACCCAGTACGAACTGGATGTCATCGCCAAGGACGGCCGGCGCGTCACCCTAGAGATTAATTCCCGGCTGTTTTACGAAAACGGCGTGCCGGTCGGCATCCATGGTACGGCGCGCGATGTGACGCAACGCCGACGGATGGAGGAAGCCCTCCGTGAAAGCGAAGCCCGCTACAAGGCGCTTTTCGAGAGGGCGCATGACATCATTTATTGTCACGACGTGCAGGGCTGGTTGCTTGACATCAACCCGGCGACCGAGGCGCTTTTCGGATATCGGCGTGAAGAATCGCGTTCCATCAATCTTTGGGAGCTTGTCGTGCCGGAAAGTCGTCCGGTGGTGCAGGAAGCTATCAAGCGGCTTCTAGAAGCGCCGGAAACCCCTGTTCGGTATGAGGCGACGTTGGTGACCCGTGATGGGCGGCGGTTAACGTTCGAGCTAATGACATGGTTGGTGCTGGAAAACGGCACTCCGGTCGCCTTTCAGGGCATCGGGCGGGATTTGACCGAACGCCGCCTAGCAGAGCGCGCGCTGCGCGAGAGCGAGGAGCGTTTCCGGCGCATGTTTGACGCTGCGCCGTTAGGGATTGCGCTCGTATCGCTGACCGGCCAAGTACTGCGCGCCAATCGGACGGTTTGCGAGTGGCTAGGCTATACGCCAGAAGAAGTCGCCGGACGGCGTTACTCGGAGTTTCAGTTCCCAGAGGACACTGAGGAAACGTCTCGTCTGGCGCGGCGGTTGGTTGATGATCCTAAGCTTTCTAGCTTTCAAATCGAGAAGCGTTACCGAACCAAACATGGCCAAGCGGTCTGGGGGCGAATGACGGTTGTTGTTGTGCGGAATAGTGAAGGGCGACCACAGTACCTGCTGAGCATGATCGAGGATGTCACCCAGCGGCGGGCGCTTGAAGAGCAGGTGCAGCACGCCCAAAAAATGGAAGCCGTCGGTCAGTTGGCGGCTGGGATCGCCCATGAGTTCAACAACCTGCTCACAGTTGTCGCCGGCTACGCTGGGCTTCTCGAACGCCGCTTGTCCCCTTTGTCCATCGAGCGCTCGTCGCCCGATGTCCTGCATCGGTACGCTAAGGACATCCTAACAGCCGTTTCGCGCGCCTCGGCGCTGACGAGTCAACTCCTCGCCTTTGGGCGCAAGCAACAGCAGCAACTGGCTCCGCTCAACCTTAACGAGTTGGTGACAGCCACCGTCCGTATGTTGCGCCCGCTGTTAGAGCCGCACATTGCCGTGAAAACCGACCTGTCGCCGGACTTGGGTATGGTCGTTGCAGATCGGCAGCAGTTGGAGCAGGTGTTGACAAACTTGACCGTCAACGCCCGCGACGCCATGCCGCAGGGCGGTACGCTTACCTTCTCGACAATGAACGTTTGGCAGGAGCCGCGCCCCAATGCCGCCGTTGGCGCGCCGTTTCGCACGCACCGCGCCGGCGATGAGACAATGCGTATGAACCCTTACGTTATGCTGGAAGTCGCCGATACAGGCGTTGGGATGCCGGAGGAGGTGCGACGGCGGATTTTTGAGCCGTTTTTTACGACAAAGCCAATCGGTAAGGGTACGGGGCTGGGTTTGTCGGTGGTGGAAGGCATTATTGCTCAGAATAAGGGCTTCATCACCGTCGAGAGCGAGGTTGGGAAGGGAACGACCTTTCGCATTTTTCTTCCGCGCGGTGAGCTTTTGTAA
- a CDS encoding DUF427 domain-containing protein, translating into MAMKVTIKDRATGTVLATASDPAQVFAFEGNWYFAPEAVNQAVLKVTADTYTCSYKGTCNWVNFDDGTHLTPQVAWVYPAPKAGYERIAGRYGFYAGTRTTTVEERE; encoded by the coding sequence ATGGCTATGAAAGTTACGATCAAAGACCGCGCAACAGGGACGGTTCTCGCTACGGCGAGCGATCCGGCTCAGGTTTTTGCTTTTGAAGGCAACTGGTACTTTGCGCCGGAAGCCGTCAATCAGGCTGTTCTGAAGGTGACGGCCGACACTTACACCTGCAGCTACAAGGGTACGTGCAACTGGGTGAACTTTGACGACGGAACGCATCTAACGCCGCAGGTTGCTTGGGTCTATCCTGCGCCGAAGGCGGGCTATGAGCGGATCGCTGGCCGCTACGGTTTTTACGCCGGAACGCGAACCACTACCGTCGAGGAGCGTGAGTGA
- a CDS encoding PH domain-containing protein, whose amino-acid sequence MSTQPSSARAVVFRQTFLFVGLWYGLAVILAVVLAVLGGVLEAVVWTRLAPAVPFLTAALCLAPFIVAGVKHLQQWSETYTLTDDKIEVSTGILTKTVRNIPLTKVQDVTVEQTLLQRLLGLGNVVVDSAAATGKVTLRQVAQPQAIADQILHRAGTRLP is encoded by the coding sequence ATGAGCACGCAACCATCCTCGGCGAGAGCCGTTGTGTTCCGCCAAACTTTTCTATTCGTTGGGCTTTGGTATGGTTTGGCGGTGATCCTTGCCGTTGTCTTGGCTGTGTTGGGTGGTGTTTTGGAGGCTGTCGTCTGGACGCGCCTTGCGCCGGCTGTTCCATTCCTCACTGCAGCATTGTGTCTTGCACCGTTCATTGTCGCCGGCGTGAAGCACCTACAGCAGTGGTCGGAAACCTATACCTTGACGGACGACAAGATTGAGGTCAGCACCGGTATTTTGACCAAAACGGTACGGAACATCCCCCTGACTAAAGTGCAGGATGTCACCGTTGAACAAACCTTACTCCAGCGGCTTCTAGGGCTGGGCAATGTCGTGGTGGATAGCGCCGCCGCCACTGGAAAAGTCACGCTGCGGCAGGTGGCGCAGCCGCAGGCTATCGCTGATCAGATTCTCCACCGTGCAGGGACGCGATTGCCATGA
- a CDS encoding alpha/beta hydrolase, with protein MTAPRSNAALVNAPPTTEKFRRHLTELAERERRETQPPQPEVFAVMRAFAARARFVSVQGVRHHVYEYGPADGPAVLLLHGWDCSSYWFYRLAPALGDRGFRVVAFDFRGHGFSDSAVDDRYDLPTLVQDTLLLADALGIGTFDLVSFSLGSAVALLVGAQAPERVGRQVVMNFGLFNYGPLQARLLPSILKVIFDTLRRIPSKTLVYRYVSATLSQREVPWQDVEMAFTSLVYCDSRAAFLAVTDLVRPERMAQIQHAAAQAAPTLVITGEFDAVVPFADSERLAQTLPTAQLHVLLRTGHLVLFERPDEIERLVSDWLYAFPIGTVP; from the coding sequence TTGACGGCTCCACGAAGCAATGCGGCGTTAGTCAACGCGCCGCCGACTACAGAAAAGTTTCGCCGCCATCTGACCGAGCTTGCCGAACGCGAACGGCGCGAAACCCAACCCCCTCAGCCGGAAGTTTTCGCCGTGATGCGGGCGTTCGCAGCACGCGCTCGGTTTGTGTCAGTGCAGGGCGTACGGCATCACGTCTACGAGTACGGCCCAGCGGATGGCCCGGCAGTGCTGTTGCTGCATGGGTGGGATTGCTCCTCATACTGGTTCTACCGCCTGGCACCGGCGCTTGGCGACCGAGGTTTTCGCGTCGTTGCATTCGATTTTCGTGGTCATGGGTTCTCCGATTCGGCGGTGGACGACCGTTATGACCTGCCGACGCTTGTGCAGGACACGCTGCTTTTGGCCGACGCGCTGGGTATTGGGACATTCGATCTGGTGTCGTTTTCGTTGGGTTCAGCAGTGGCGCTGCTGGTTGGCGCCCAAGCGCCGGAGCGGGTCGGTCGCCAAGTCGTGATGAACTTTGGTCTGTTCAACTACGGCCCGTTGCAGGCGCGTCTTTTGCCGTCCATTCTCAAAGTGATCTTCGACACATTGCGGCGTATTCCATCCAAAACGCTGGTGTACCGGTATGTCTCAGCGACCTTGAGTCAGCGGGAAGTCCCGTGGCAGGACGTTGAAATGGCCTTCACCAGCTTGGTGTACTGCGATTCCCGCGCCGCCTTTCTGGCCGTAACCGACTTGGTACGGCCAGAGCGTATGGCGCAGATTCAACATGCGGCCGCTCAAGCTGCGCCGACGCTGGTCATCACCGGCGAATTCGATGCGGTTGTGCCGTTCGCTGACAGCGAACGGCTGGCGCAAACGCTCCCAACTGCCCAACTGCACGTTTTACTTCGCACCGGCCATTTGGTGCTCTTTGAACGACCGGATGAAATCGAGCGTCTTGTCTCTGACTGGTTATACGCTTTCCCGATAGGAACTGTGCCATAG